The Streptomyces armeniacus genomic interval CGGCTGGTACGGGGGTACAGCCGCGGCCGTGGCCCGTACGCCCGCCGCCGCCCGCGCCGGTGAGGCGGTGCTGCGCTCCGCCGCGCTGGAGGTGCGCGTTGACACCGGCTTCCCGCGGATCATCGACTACCGCGAGCGCGCAACCGGAGCCGTGCTCTACGGCCAGCCGGAGCCCGTCCGTACGCTCCTCGTGGACGGCACGGAGCACGCGCCCCGTGTCACCGCCGGCGCGCCCGCCGACGACCGGATCGGCTACGTCCTCGCCCTGCCCGGCGGCGCCGAGGCCGAGGTGGAGATCCGGGTCGAGGACTGGCGCGTGCACTGGCGGGTCACGCGCCTCACGGACACGCCGTCGCTGCGCGTGGGCACGCTGGAGGTGCCGGGCCTGGCGCTGCTGTCCGTACGCGGCGACCAGCCCGGCGCGTCCCTGCTCGCCGCCCGCGTCGAGCTGGACAAGGACGGCGACGGCGACACCCTCGTACGGCTGGCCGAGAGCGCCGAGAGCGCCGAGAGCGCCGACGGCCCCGAGGCCGACCCGGAACCGGTCGGCTGCGCGTACGCCGCCGTCTGGACCGGCGAACTCGCCGCCTCCGTCGAGACGAACACCAGCCACGACCGCCCGGACGAGGACGCCGCGTGGGAGAACGGACGCCTCAGACACCAGACCCTCGCGCCCACAGGCAGCGAAAGCGCCACCGCCCGCCTCACCTGCGGCCAGTGGACGCACCGCGCCGCCACCGCGCCCGCCGGTGACACCGAGCCGCTGCCGTACGCCACCGTCGTCCTCACCCGGGACCGGAACGGCGACGGCACCGCCGACTGGCAGGACGCGGCCATCGCCCTGCGCGAGGTCATGGTCAACCCGCTCGGCGCGGACGAGCAGCATCTGCGGGTGGTGCCGCACATCCCGTTCAACTTCGCGAGCCAGGCCACCAACCCGTTCCTCGCCACCCTCGACGAGGTGAAGCGGATCTCCCTCGCCACCGCCGGGCTGCGGCAGTTCACGCTGCTGAAGGGCTACCAGTCGGAGGGCCACGACTCCGCGCACCCCGACTACGCGGGCAACTACAACCGGCGCGCCGGCGGCCTCGACGGCCTCAACACCCTCCTCCGGGCGGGCAGGCGGTGGCACAGCGACTTCGCCGTCCACGTCAACGCCACCGAGTCGTACCCGGTCGCCAACGCGTTCTCCGAGACCCTCGTCGACAAGACCGACGAACAGTGGGACTGGCTCGACCAGTCCTACCGCATCGACCAGCGCCGCGATCTCGTCTCCGGCGACGTCGTCGCACGCTTCCGCGCGCTGCGCCGCGACACGGACCCGGCGCTGAACACGCTCTACCTCGACGTGTTCCGCGAGTCCGGCTGGACCTCCGACCGCCTGCAGCGCGAACTGCGCGCGCAAGGCTGGCGGATCACCACCGAGTGGGGGCACGGACTGGAGCGCTCCGCGCTCTGGTCGCACTGGGCGACCGAGACGGACTACGGCGCGGACACCTCGCGCGGCATCAACTCCCGGTTCATCCGCTTCCTCCGCAACCACCAGAAGGACGTGTTCGCCGACAAGTGGCCGACGCTCCTCGGCATCCCGCGCACCGGCAACTACGAGGGCTGGCGCGGCAAGATCGACTGGTCCGCGTTCTACCGGCTGATCTGGACCGACTCGCTGCCCGCCAAATACCTGCAGGCATACGCGATCCGGACGTGGACGGCGCACGAGATC includes:
- a CDS encoding endo-alpha-N-acetylgalactosaminidase family protein, which codes for MPEQAQPEDPARAARPEHPEHPDHPAHPEPPHPARRTVVVAGAVAGLGTAAGWYGGTAAAVARTPAAARAGEAVLRSAALEVRVDTGFPRIIDYRERATGAVLYGQPEPVRTLLVDGTEHAPRVTAGAPADDRIGYVLALPGGAEAEVEIRVEDWRVHWRVTRLTDTPSLRVGTLEVPGLALLSVRGDQPGASLLAARVELDKDGDGDTLVRLAESAESAESADGPEADPEPVGCAYAAVWTGELAASVETNTSHDRPDEDAAWENGRLRHQTLAPTGSESATARLTCGQWTHRAATAPAGDTEPLPYATVVLTRDRNGDGTADWQDAAIALREVMVNPLGADEQHLRVVPHIPFNFASQATNPFLATLDEVKRISLATAGLRQFTLLKGYQSEGHDSAHPDYAGNYNRRAGGLDGLNTLLRAGRRWHSDFAVHVNATESYPVANAFSETLVDKTDEQWDWLDQSYRIDQRRDLVSGDVVARFRALRRDTDPALNTLYLDVFRESGWTSDRLQRELRAQGWRITTEWGHGLERSALWSHWATETDYGADTSRGINSRFIRFLRNHQKDVFADKWPTLLGIPRTGNYEGWRGKIDWSAFYRLIWTDSLPAKYLQAYAIRTWTAHEITFEGPTGTSVTDAGGTRRITTDGRLVYDGGTYLLPWPPRRATDPERLYHYSPDGGRTTWRLPRGWTRQDADPAADADAAADGGTVTAYRLTAQGRTDPVRLRADADGRLTLDAEAGQPYVLYRGTAAPPQPEPGWGEGTPLVNPGFHAGGLDGWTADGPARVEPGATGDHELVLAPGAAATVSQRLSRLRLRPGAYAASVQVQIGDAAGERRRAALTVRTGDGVTASRHADSSTAVNYVAADRKHGTRFQRLFTPFTVPEGGGPVTLELSAEAGGVPVRFDAVRIVPDTPRDRPGWGPFVKGDAGGATDPRTHIAQRHGRYTQRGWNGKAIDDVIDGYESLKSRGENKGLVYRTVPHTARFTPGRRHRVEFRYENEKAGQYAWVTAVDEPGPRELSRTPLPVATEPAVHRYEFTAPEDGDCWVGLRKTGDDGKAEFVLDGFTVTVLP